Proteins from one Cyprinus carpio isolate SPL01 chromosome B15, ASM1834038v1, whole genome shotgun sequence genomic window:
- the LOC109098981 gene encoding rho-related GTP-binding protein RhoG-like, with amino-acid sequence MQNIKCVVVGDGAVGKTCLLISFTTNAFPKEYVPTVFDNYSAQLSVDSKVISLNLWDTAGQEEYDRLRTLSYPQTNVFIICFCIASPSSYENVKLKWYPEVSEHCPNVPILLVGTKKDLRDDPEVLKNLKEKNLTVVSQQQGVALARQIQASKYMECSALSQDGVKEVFTEAVLAFLNPKSQGRKKLCVLL; translated from the coding sequence ATGCAGAACATCAAGTGTGTCGTGGTTGGAGACGGTGCGGTTGGGAAGACCTGCCTCCTGATTTCCTTCACCACCAACGCCTTTCCTAAAGAATACGTTCCCACAGTGTTTGACAACTACAGCGCACAGCTGTCTGTAGACTCTAAAGTCATCAGTCTGAATCTGTGGGACACTGCGGGACAGGAGGAGTACGACCGTCTACGGACCCTCTCCTACCCACAGACCAACGTCTTCATCATCTGCTTCTGCATCGCCAGCCCCTCGTCCTACGAGAACGTCAAGCTAAAGTGGTACCCCGAGGTGTCAGAACACTGTCCTAATGTGCCCATCCTGCTGGTGGGGACTAAAAAAGATCTGAGAGATGATCCAGAGGTGCTGAAGAACCTCAAGGAGAAGAACCTGACGGTGGTGTCCCAACAGCAGGGGGTGGCGCTGGCCCGACAAATCCAGGCCAGCAAGTACATGGAGTGTTCAGCGCTCAGCCAGGATGGGGTGAAAGAAGTGTTTACGGAAGCTGTTCTCGCTTTCCTCAACCCCAAATCACAAGGCCGCAAGAAATTATGCGTGCTACTATAA